The genomic window ATACCCCACAACTACGGAGGGGAGGAAACGGTCCTTTCTCTTGGCGCTCCCATCGTCTTCGATATGTTTCCTAAGGATCGGCGATCAGGATACTTCTTCGACATCACCCGCACCTTCTTCCTCGGTAAAATCGGGAAAGAGGAAGAAAGGATATACTCCACGGTAAAGGAAGCGATGACGCTCATAATGAAGGAGATAAGGGTGGGAATGAGTGGGGCGGAACTATACCATCTGGTATGTGATTTCTTCGAAGCGAAGGGGTATCCTTCCTTGCGGGGTGATCCTGCTATCACCTCCGGCTTCGTGCACTCCCTGGGCCACGGGGTTGGGCTCGAGGTTCACGAACCGCCGTTTTTAGCCTCTGCCCCTCGAGGGGATCAAGAAATAACCCCAGGGATGGTCTTCACCATAGAGCCTGGACTCTATTTCCCGGAGCAAGGATTTGGGGTACGGCTCGAGGATGTCCTATACATAGATGAGAAAGGAGTTGCAAAATCCCTTACCTCATTCCCCAAAGAACCCCTCATAAGGATCGGCTCAATTTAGCTTTACTTTTAAGCATCTTAAAGGTAAAATAGGACTAATCCCGCTGGGGCTGAGAGGGAGGTTTTCTCTATTGTAGATGAAGGAAATACCGATCGCTCTTCACCATTGCCAGTATGGAGGAATTTAATGCGGGAGGTTGTTTGCTCTAAATGGAAATCTCACAAACCCTTGGGGGTTCAAGGGGATGAAGATATGTCCTAATCCTTCCTGTCGTCATATCCTCCCTGATAATTATAAATTCTGTACCCGCTGTGGTACCCCTCTCC from Acidobacteriota bacterium includes these protein-coding regions:
- a CDS encoding aminopeptidase P family protein, with amino-acid sequence IPHNYGGEETVLSLGAPIVFDMFPKDRRSGYFFDITRTFFLGKIGKEEERIYSTVKEAMTLIMKEIRVGMSGAELYHLVCDFFEAKGYPSLRGDPAITSGFVHSLGHGVGLEVHEPPFLASAPRGDQEITPGMVFTIEPGLYFPEQGFGVRLEDVLYIDEKGVAKSLTSFPKEPLIRIGSI